Proteins encoded together in one Campylobacter concisus window:
- a CDS encoding SseB family protein: MQEAMDKFLSDPSQQNEVNLISTLKKATFFAPVLLNQALAKPDGGVVYEEEGSNIKFILLEDEGEKLSYFPAFTSKEAMKLWRNDSEQESIEIGLKEYLAMLKESSYAGVVVDAFSYDFVLKRELIEKILA, encoded by the coding sequence ATGCAAGAAGCGATGGATAAATTTTTAAGTGATCCAAGCCAGCAAAATGAGGTAAATTTGATATCTACTTTAAAAAAGGCTACTTTTTTCGCTCCAGTGCTTTTAAACCAAGCACTTGCAAAGCCTGATGGTGGCGTAGTTTATGAGGAGGAGGGCTCAAATATCAAATTTATCCTACTTGAAGATGAGGGTGAGAAGCTTAGCTATTTTCCAGCATTTACAAGCAAAGAGGCGATGAAGCTTTGGCGAAACGACAGCGAGCAAGAAAGCATTGAGATAGGGCTAAAAGAGTATCTTGCGATGCTAAAAGAGAGTAGTTATGCTGGCGTGGTTGTGGATGCTTTTAGCTATGACTTTGTGCTAAAAAGAGAGCTAATAGAGAAAATCCTCGCCTAG
- the panC gene encoding pantoate--beta-alanine ligase, which yields MQIIRTIKELENFVQNASGKIGFVPTMGALHDGHVSLIKKCVSENEVSIVSTFVNPTQFLPGEDLEKYPRKEQSDIQICEQNGVSAIFIPDEKELYFEDEPLIVAPKKLSTILEGKTRPGHFDGVLRVLNKLFRLTRANSVYMGKKDTQQLIIVQNMIKTFFLNIELVACDIVREPDGLALSSRNVYICDEDKCNALRLSRSLNKAQNLIQNGEEDASEIKASMLEVLEPLKVDYVAVTDRNLNEISKVEKGNTIILVAAYVGKTRLIDNIWI from the coding sequence ATGCAAATTATAAGAACTATAAAAGAGCTTGAAAATTTTGTCCAAAATGCAAGCGGCAAGATCGGTTTTGTCCCAACAATGGGCGCACTTCATGACGGACACGTTAGTCTCATTAAAAAATGTGTGAGCGAAAATGAGGTAAGCATCGTCTCAACTTTCGTAAATCCAACTCAATTTCTACCAGGCGAAGACCTAGAAAAATACCCAAGAAAAGAGCAAAGCGACATCCAAATTTGCGAGCAAAACGGCGTTAGCGCTATCTTTATCCCAGACGAAAAAGAGCTTTACTTTGAAGATGAGCCTCTCATCGTCGCTCCAAAGAAGCTTTCGACCATTTTAGAGGGCAAAACTAGACCTGGTCACTTTGACGGCGTCTTAAGAGTGCTAAACAAGCTATTTCGCCTAACTCGTGCGAATAGCGTCTATATGGGCAAAAAAGACACGCAACAACTAATCATCGTGCAAAATATGATAAAGACATTTTTCTTAAACATCGAGCTAGTAGCTTGCGATATCGTTAGAGAGCCAGACGGACTTGCGCTTTCAAGCAGAAATGTCTATATATGCGACGAAGATAAATGTAACGCACTAAGGCTTTCAAGGTCGCTAAATAAAGCGCAAAATTTGATCCAAAACGGCGAAGAAGACGCAAGTGAGATCAAAGCAAGCATGCTTGAGGTGCTAGAGCCACTAAAAGTTGATTACGTCGCGGTTACAGATAGAAATTTAAACGAAATTTCAAAGGTAGAAAAAGGCAACACAATAATCTTAGTAGCCGCCTATGTTGGCAAAACTAGGCTAATAGACAACATCTGGATCTAA
- the tilS gene encoding tRNA lysidine(34) synthetase TilS — protein sequence MISQNVLDRLSLGANLLAFSHGIDSTALFYILHEAGVKFDLAIVDHNAREQSKIEVESAKELASKFGKKIYIKSVNLGKSNFEKNAREARYEFFGEICQKYGYENLILAHQFDDKFEWFLMQLGKGAGLKELFGMSELERREHFWLVRPLLNLRKKELQNYLDERGLRYFVDETNLDGKLKRSFVRLNFSEPFLDEYFGGVKKSFEFLEADRQNLLPNITKIDDKIFIIKNDSNVVRGVDMAAKELNVLLSKAQKDELNANLAKQTSVVLSGKIAVGYANEYILVTPFCKAVMPKIFKEKARILKLPAINRGYLFTKGVQIENISKFFSR from the coding sequence ATGATAAGCCAAAATGTGCTTGATAGGCTAAGCTTGGGCGCAAACCTGCTTGCCTTCTCGCACGGCATCGATAGCACCGCACTTTTTTACATTCTACACGAGGCTGGGGTCAAGTTTGATCTAGCCATAGTCGATCACAACGCCAGAGAGCAGAGTAAAATTGAAGTTGAAAGCGCCAAAGAGCTTGCTAGTAAATTTGGTAAAAAAATCTACATAAAAAGCGTAAATTTAGGTAAATCAAATTTTGAAAAAAATGCGCGTGAGGCGAGGTATGAGTTTTTTGGTGAAATTTGCCAAAAATATGGCTATGAAAATTTGATCCTAGCGCATCAATTTGACGATAAATTTGAGTGGTTTTTGATGCAGCTTGGCAAGGGCGCTGGGCTAAAAGAGCTCTTTGGCATGAGCGAGCTTGAGAGAAGAGAGCACTTTTGGCTAGTTAGGCCGCTTTTAAATTTACGCAAAAAAGAGCTTCAAAACTACCTTGACGAGCGAGGCTTGCGCTATTTTGTCGATGAGACAAATTTAGATGGCAAGCTTAAAAGAAGCTTTGTAAGACTAAATTTTAGCGAGCCATTTTTGGACGAGTATTTTGGCGGCGTGAAAAAAAGCTTTGAGTTTTTGGAGGCTGATAGGCAAAATTTACTGCCAAATATTACAAAGATAGATGATAAAATTTTCATTATAAAAAATGATAGTAACGTGGTTCGGGGCGTCGATATGGCGGCAAAAGAGTTAAATGTGCTTTTAAGCAAGGCTCAAAAAGATGAACTAAATGCAAATTTAGCAAAGCAAACAAGCGTGGTGCTAAGTGGCAAGATCGCCGTTGGCTACGCTAATGAATACATCCTAGTGACACCATTTTGCAAAGCCGTAATGCCAAAAATCTTTAAAGAAAAAGCTAGAATTTTAAAACTCCCAGCGATAAATAGAGGCTATTTATTTACAAAGGGCGTTCAAATAGAAAATATTTCTAAATTTTTTAGTAGATAG
- the rfaE1 gene encoding D-glycero-beta-D-manno-heptose-7-phosphate kinase gives MAKRVKILVVGDLMLDHYIWGSCERISPEAPVQVVKINNETYTLGGAGNVVRNLLSLGANVSVASVLGDDEAGKKIKEKLAELNVKDELILTEKGRESSIKSRIMASHQQVVRIDKESVVKINLEDELVLKVKENLANFKAVLLSDYGKGVLSEKVCQEIINECVRLKIPVLIDPKGSDYSKYKNATLLTPNKKEASEATNLKLKDKAELEKAIKQLKDELNLTYSIITISEEGIALYDDKLHIFAAKAKEVFDVTGAGDTVLATLGYMLANGADIKEAIKIANLAAAVVVAKIGSATASFSEIEQLLNSSFGANFEHKLKSVEELEEILSQKGKKKVVFTNGCFDILHAGHVKYLARARELGDLLVVGLNSDASVKRLKGEARPINSQDDRACVLSGLGFVDYVVIFDEDTPLNLITKIKPDVLVKGADYKGKEVVGSEIVKEVRLIDFVEGKSTTGIIKRIKDAKNDDKK, from the coding sequence ATGGCTAAGAGAGTTAAAATTTTAGTAGTCGGCGATCTCATGCTGGACCACTACATCTGGGGTAGCTGCGAGCGCATCTCGCCTGAAGCACCGGTGCAGGTGGTGAAGATAAATAACGAAACCTACACGCTTGGTGGCGCTGGTAATGTGGTGAGAAATTTACTCTCTCTTGGCGCAAACGTGAGCGTAGCTAGCGTTTTAGGAGATGATGAGGCTGGTAAAAAGATAAAAGAGAAGCTTGCTGAGCTAAATGTAAAAGATGAGCTGATCCTTACTGAAAAAGGGCGCGAGAGCTCGATAAAAAGCCGCATCATGGCATCACACCAGCAAGTTGTCAGGATCGATAAAGAGAGCGTTGTAAAGATAAATTTAGAAGATGAGCTAGTCTTAAAAGTAAAAGAAAATCTTGCAAATTTCAAGGCTGTCTTGCTAAGCGACTACGGCAAAGGCGTGCTTAGCGAGAAGGTCTGCCAAGAGATCATAAACGAGTGCGTGAGGCTAAAAATACCAGTGCTTATCGATCCAAAAGGCAGCGACTACTCAAAGTATAAAAACGCGACCCTTCTAACGCCAAATAAAAAAGAGGCAAGCGAGGCTACAAATTTAAAGTTAAAAGACAAGGCCGAGCTTGAAAAGGCGATAAAACAGCTAAAAGACGAGCTAAATTTGACCTATTCGATCATCACAATATCAGAAGAGGGCATCGCGCTATATGATGACAAATTGCACATCTTTGCCGCTAAGGCAAAAGAGGTCTTTGACGTCACTGGCGCTGGAGATACGGTGCTTGCCACACTTGGCTACATGCTAGCAAACGGGGCTGATATAAAAGAGGCGATAAAGATAGCAAACCTCGCAGCAGCCGTCGTCGTGGCAAAGATAGGCAGTGCAACGGCTAGCTTTAGCGAGATCGAGCAGCTGCTAAATAGCTCATTTGGGGCAAATTTCGAGCACAAGCTTAAAAGCGTTGAGGAGTTAGAGGAAATTTTGAGCCAAAAGGGCAAGAAAAAGGTTGTTTTCACAAATGGCTGCTTTGATATCTTGCACGCTGGACACGTAAAATACCTAGCCCGTGCAAGGGAGCTTGGCGATCTTTTGGTTGTCGGGCTAAACTCGGACGCTTCAGTTAAGAGGCTAAAAGGCGAGGCTAGGCCTATAAACTCACAAGATGATAGAGCCTGCGTGCTAAGCGGGCTTGGATTTGTCGATTATGTCGTGATTTTTGACGAGGATACGCCATTAAATTTGATCACCAAAATAAAGCCAGACGTGCTTGTAAAAGGGGCTGATTATAAAGGCAAAGAGGTCGTTGGCAGCGAGATCGTAAAAGAGGTCAGGCTGATCGACTTTGTCGAGGGCAAAAGCACAACAGGTATAATAAAAAGGATAAAAGATGCTAAAAACGATGATAAAAAATGA
- the prfB gene encoding peptide chain release factor 2: protein MDSYEYNELLKKLQTKVENIGSIVKPDEIKARLKEIEAIEQDPSFWQDIAKAGALNKEKTKISNMLAKFSDAHQAVSDAKELFELANSENDEETINSLFEDAKNLDEKIVNLEISMLLSGEDDGKNAIVSIHPGAGGTESNDWASMLYRMYLRFCEREGFKVETLDFQEGEEAGLKDVSFIVKGENAYGYFKAENGIHRLVRTSPFDSAGRRHTSFSSVMVSPEVDDDIEIEIEEKDLKIDTYRASGAGGQHVNKTESAIRITHIPTGIVVQCQNDRSQHKNRATAMKMLKSRLYELELMKQQEASNSVEKSEIGWGHQIRSYVLFPYQQVKDNRSGEAYSQTDAILDGDIKKMIEGVLIAQKAEG from the coding sequence TTGGATAGTTACGAATACAACGAGCTTTTAAAGAAGCTACAAACAAAAGTTGAAAACATAGGCTCTATCGTAAAGCCTGACGAGATAAAGGCTAGGCTAAAAGAGATCGAGGCCATAGAGCAAGACCCTAGCTTTTGGCAAGATATCGCTAAAGCTGGGGCACTAAACAAAGAAAAGACAAAAATTTCAAATATGCTTGCTAAATTTAGTGACGCTCACCAAGCAGTTAGCGACGCAAAGGAGCTCTTTGAGTTAGCAAATTCTGAAAATGACGAGGAGACTATAAATTCTCTCTTTGAAGATGCTAAAAATTTAGATGAAAAAATAGTAAATTTAGAAATTTCTATGCTTTTAAGTGGCGAAGATGACGGCAAAAACGCGATCGTATCGATACACCCAGGAGCTGGTGGCACTGAGAGCAACGACTGGGCGAGCATGCTTTATAGGATGTATCTTAGATTTTGCGAGCGTGAGGGCTTTAAGGTCGAGACTCTGGACTTTCAAGAGGGCGAAGAGGCGGGACTAAAGGATGTGAGCTTTATCGTAAAAGGCGAAAATGCTTATGGTTACTTCAAGGCAGAAAATGGCATCCACAGGCTCGTTCGTACAAGCCCATTTGATAGCGCAGGACGCCGTCACACAAGCTTTTCTAGCGTCATGGTGAGTCCCGAAGTAGATGATGATATAGAGATCGAGATCGAAGAGAAAGATCTAAAGATAGACACTTATAGGGCTAGTGGCGCAGGCGGTCAGCACGTAAATAAAACTGAATCAGCCATCCGCATCACGCATATACCAACTGGCATCGTCGTGCAGTGTCAAAATGACCGCAGTCAGCACAAAAACAGAGCCACAGCGATGAAGATGCTAAAGTCGCGCCTTTACGAGCTTGAGCTGATGAAGCAGCAAGAGGCGAGTAACAGCGTCGAAAAGAGCGAGATCGGCTGGGGGCATCAGATAAGATCATATGTGCTTTTCCCATACCAGCAGGTAAAAGACAACCGCAGTGGCGAGGCATACTCGCAAACTGACGCGATACTTGATGGTGATATCAAAAAGATGATAGAGGGCGTTTTGATCGCTCAAAAGGCTGAGGGGTAG
- a CDS encoding tetratricopeptide repeat protein, with amino-acid sequence MKKFIIFLFSILLFWGCSAEQISQNLGLSEPPLDPEVEQIADAIYLYNEGNYPKACKRFYDYAKDGNVLAMQQTGVCFRDGKGFSKDILRALFWFETAGRYGNIDGLRSAGYIYEYGLGVNKNLEKAIYFYEKATSLGSGEASYDLGLIYLGKNDYKKARIYLDEACYHGKEEACTKLKEMKF; translated from the coding sequence ATGAAAAAATTTATCATTTTTCTATTTAGCATTTTGCTATTTTGGGGCTGTTCAGCAGAGCAAATTTCGCAAAATTTAGGTCTTAGCGAGCCACCACTTGATCCTGAAGTCGAGCAGATAGCAGACGCCATCTATCTATATAACGAGGGCAACTACCCAAAGGCTTGTAAGAGATTTTACGACTACGCAAAAGATGGCAATGTCCTAGCCATGCAGCAAACTGGCGTTTGTTTTCGTGACGGCAAAGGCTTTAGTAAAGATATCTTAAGGGCACTTTTTTGGTTTGAGACAGCTGGCAGATACGGCAACATAGATGGTCTTAGAAGCGCTGGATATATCTACGAATACGGCCTTGGGGTCAATAAAAATTTAGAAAAAGCGATATATTTTTACGAAAAAGCCACAAGTCTTGGCTCAGGCGAGGCCAGCTACGATCTAGGACTTATCTACCTAGGTAAAAACGACTATAAAAAAGCTAGAATTTATCTTGATGAGGCTTGCTACCATGGCAAAGAAGAAGCCTGCACGAAGCTAAAAGAGATGAAATTTTAG
- a CDS encoding dihydrolipoyl dehydrogenase family protein — protein MKYDIVIIGFGKAGKTLAVKAAALGKKVALIERSPKMYGGTCINVGCIPTKRLITAAKEAIYADNSVENEYYTLSIENKNKLISALNSKNYAMLNDKENIDVIDGVGSFKDKNSVLVTTSNGEQKVVEGEFIIINTGSKEAYAPFEITNSNVFSSKTLLDLKTMPKHLVIVGSGFIGIEFASMFANFGSKVTIVGRSPLLKNEDEDIAKSVKDALNVQGIEILEGCEIESLKDNALNFKQDNEDRIIKADAFLVALGRVANLDDLNLKAAGVELNEKGFIKTNERLQTNVSNIYAVGDVRGGELFTYTSLDDFRIVFSQIFGDKKRTTQNRSIHANVLFTDTPLARVGVNAKEASKLGLNFKELKLSMAAVPGAKVLNHDVGMLKAIVEASSGEILGASFHCIYANEIINEIAIAMNLKADANFFKNQIFTHPSISEALNDLFGQY, from the coding sequence ATGAAATATGACATTGTTATCATTGGATTTGGTAAGGCTGGCAAGACGCTAGCTGTAAAGGCTGCTGCACTTGGCAAAAAAGTCGCGCTAATCGAGAGATCGCCAAAGATGTATGGAGGCACTTGCATAAACGTGGGCTGCATACCGACAAAACGCCTAATCACAGCTGCAAAAGAGGCGATATATGCAGACAATAGCGTTGAAAACGAGTATTACACGCTTAGCATCGAAAACAAAAATAAGCTAATCTCAGCTTTAAATTCTAAAAACTACGCGATGCTAAATGATAAAGAAAATATCGACGTGATCGATGGTGTTGGCTCGTTTAAAGATAAAAATAGCGTCTTAGTCACAACTTCAAACGGCGAGCAAAAAGTCGTTGAAGGCGAGTTTATCATCATAAACACTGGCTCAAAAGAGGCGTATGCTCCATTTGAGATAACAAACTCAAACGTCTTTTCAAGCAAAACCTTGCTTGATCTAAAGACTATGCCAAAGCATCTTGTCATCGTTGGCAGCGGCTTCATCGGCATCGAGTTTGCGTCGATGTTTGCAAATTTTGGCTCAAAAGTGACCATCGTCGGACGCTCACCACTTCTAAAAAACGAGGATGAAGATATAGCTAAAAGCGTAAAAGATGCGCTAAACGTGCAGGGCATCGAAATTTTAGAGGGCTGCGAGATAGAGAGCCTAAAAGATAATGCGCTAAATTTCAAACAAGATAATGAAGATAGGATCATCAAGGCTGATGCGTTCTTAGTAGCGCTTGGCAGAGTGGCAAATTTAGATGATCTAAATTTAAAAGCAGCTGGCGTCGAGCTAAATGAAAAAGGCTTTATAAAGACAAATGAGCGCCTTCAAACAAATGTGTCAAACATCTACGCAGTGGGCGACGTGCGCGGCGGAGAGCTTTTTACCTACACTAGTTTGGATGATTTTAGGATAGTTTTCTCGCAAATTTTTGGCGACAAAAAACGCACCACACAAAACAGAAGCATCCATGCAAATGTGCTATTTACCGACACTCCACTAGCAAGAGTTGGCGTAAATGCAAAAGAAGCTAGCAAGCTTGGGCTAAATTTCAAAGAGCTAAAGCTTAGCATGGCAGCAGTGCCAGGAGCAAAGGTGCTAAATCACGATGTGGGCATGCTAAAAGCGATCGTTGAAGCTAGTAGTGGCGAGATTTTGGGGGCGAGCTTTCACTGCATCTACGCAAATGAGATCATAAATGAGATCGCGATCGCTATGAATTTAAAAGCAGATGCAAATTTCTTTAAAAACCAAATTTTCACTCATCCAAGCATCAGCGAAGCCCTAAATGACTTGTTTGGACAATACTAA
- the rimO gene encoding 30S ribosomal protein S12 methylthiotransferase RimO — translation MPKLHLISLGCNKNLVDSEIMLGRLQNYDITDDISDADVIIVNTCGFIKSAKEESIQTILEMHEARKDGSLLVVTGCLMQRYKDELIKELPEVDLFTGVADYDKVDEIILKKQNLFSPQTYLQANEERVITGSNYHAYIKISEGCNQKCSFCAIPTFKGKLKSRSLENIVNEVKNLVKKGYYDFSFLSQDSSSYMRDQGVSDGLINLIDEIEKIEGVRSARILYLYPSTTSRELISRIIASPIFHNYFDMPIQHISENMLKIMKRGSGAKKIKELLNLMRNAENSFLRTGIIVGHPGESEEDFEELCQFLEEFKFDRISAFAYSKEEDTASFEMEQIPAKIISKRLSKIEKITKKAINESLQKELGKQIYASLEGISSEGEMFYAAKKDIWDKDIDGEILINESDVKELEIGSLYLCEVSDVVDQKLVATIVKKAK, via the coding sequence ATGCCAAAACTTCATCTAATCTCGCTTGGTTGTAATAAAAATTTAGTTGATTCTGAGATCATGCTGGGACGCTTGCAAAACTACGATATCACTGACGATATCAGCGACGCTGACGTCATCATAGTAAATACCTGCGGCTTTATCAAATCCGCCAAAGAAGAGAGCATCCAAACCATACTTGAGATGCATGAAGCCCGCAAAGATGGCTCTTTGCTGGTAGTGACTGGCTGTCTTATGCAGCGCTACAAAGATGAGCTCATAAAAGAACTGCCTGAAGTCGATCTCTTTACTGGCGTGGCTGATTATGACAAGGTCGATGAGATCATCTTAAAAAAGCAAAATTTATTTAGCCCGCAAACTTATCTGCAGGCAAACGAAGAGCGCGTGATAACTGGTTCAAACTACCACGCCTACATCAAAATTTCAGAGGGCTGTAATCAAAAATGTAGCTTTTGCGCGATACCGACATTTAAGGGCAAGCTAAAATCACGCTCGCTTGAAAACATCGTAAATGAGGTCAAAAATTTAGTCAAAAAAGGCTACTACGACTTTAGCTTTTTGTCCCAAGACTCAAGCTCATACATGCGCGATCAGGGCGTTAGCGACGGACTAATAAATTTAATAGACGAGATAGAAAAGATAGAAGGCGTAAGGAGTGCTAGGATACTTTACCTCTACCCAAGCACGACCAGTAGGGAGCTCATTTCGCGCATCATCGCCTCACCTATCTTTCATAACTACTTTGACATGCCCATCCAGCACATCAGCGAAAATATGCTAAAGATAATGAAGCGTGGAAGTGGTGCTAAAAAGATAAAAGAGCTTTTAAATTTAATGAGAAATGCCGAGAATTCGTTTTTGCGAACTGGTATCATCGTGGGACATCCAGGCGAGAGCGAGGAGGATTTTGAGGAGCTTTGCCAGTTTTTAGAAGAGTTTAAATTTGATAGAATTTCAGCCTTTGCCTACTCAAAAGAAGAAGACACTGCCTCTTTTGAAATGGAGCAAATCCCAGCAAAAATCATCTCAAAAAGGCTAAGCAAGATAGAAAAAATCACCAAAAAAGCGATAAATGAGAGCCTTCAAAAAGAGCTTGGTAAGCAAATTTACGCATCGCTTGAGGGCATTAGCAGCGAGGGCGAGATGTTTTACGCTGCCAAAAAAGATATCTGGGACAAAGATATAGACGGCGAAATTTTAATAAACGAAAGCGACGTAAAAGAGCTTGAGATCGGCTCGCTCTACCTTTGTGAGGTTAGCGACGTGGTTGATCAAAAACTAGTCGCCACCATCGTCAAAAAAGCAAAATGA
- a CDS encoding winged helix-turn-helix domain-containing protein has protein sequence MKSKQLFKNGEEVQMPKNEAKLFFLLVSNIEKVVSYEVIENYVWGEKSMSNEALRMTIKKIRAKTDADLIKNISGVGYRLSGAN, from the coding sequence ATGAAGAGCAAGCAGCTTTTCAAAAATGGTGAAGAGGTGCAGATGCCAAAAAATGAGGCAAAACTCTTCTTTTTGCTCGTGAGTAATATAGAAAAAGTTGTAAGTTACGAAGTGATCGAAAACTATGTCTGGGGTGAAAAATCGATGAGCAACGAAGCGCTTAGAATGACTATCAAAAAGATAAGGGCAAAAACTGACGCCGACCTCATCAAAAACATCTCAGGCGTGGGATATAGACTTAGCGGAGCAAATTAA
- the gmhA gene encoding D-sedoheptulose 7-phosphate isomerase: MLKTMIKNELEAHQKTFNEHVNLLGSLERACQMVADTLKNGKKVLICGNGGSAADAQHFAAELTGRYKSERQPLPGIALTTDTSALTAIGNDYGFDYVFSRQFEALAQSGDLLVAISTSGNSKNVLEAIKSAKKMGISVLGLSGKGGGAMNEGCDLNLVVSSSDTARIQESHIFFIHTICQAVDEAFRG, from the coding sequence ATGCTAAAAACGATGATAAAAAATGAGCTCGAGGCTCACCAAAAGACCTTTAACGAGCATGTAAATTTGCTAGGCAGCCTAGAGCGCGCTTGCCAGATGGTGGCTGATACGCTAAAAAATGGCAAAAAGGTGCTCATATGCGGTAACGGCGGCTCTGCGGCGGACGCTCAGCACTTTGCGGCCGAGCTAACTGGCAGATATAAAAGCGAGCGCCAGCCACTTCCAGGCATCGCGCTAACTACCGATACTTCGGCACTTACGGCCATTGGCAACGACTACGGCTTTGACTACGTTTTCTCACGCCAGTTTGAGGCTTTGGCTCAGTCTGGCGACTTGCTCGTGGCGATCTCAACGAGTGGCAATAGCAAAAACGTCCTTGAAGCTATAAAAAGTGCCAAGAAAATGGGCATATCAGTGCTTGGACTTAGTGGCAAAGGAGGCGGAGCGATGAATGAAGGGTGTGATCTAAATTTAGTCGTTAGCTCAAGCGACACTGCAAGGATCCAAGAGTCGCACATTTTTTTCATTCACACGATCTGCCAGGCCGTAGATGAGGCTTTTAGGGGCTAA
- a CDS encoding tetratricopeptide repeat protein, whose amino-acid sequence MKKVLNFGLIVVASFMLSGCWSWQKMVSFGFWQSDEEARAERLELEKEKMVQNCENGNSIDCNNLAVNFSNEKDFVKAKGYYEKACNAGLATACSNLGQIYEQGLVDEQKDIEKALKLYKLACDSGDGVGCYNEAMGLKSYIESENLKTHKIDRTKAEARVLKLLAKSCELEYAQSCFLLAKLSGDETKADALYKRACQLGKCVDKK is encoded by the coding sequence GTGAAAAAAGTTTTAAATTTTGGGCTTATCGTAGTTGCTAGCTTTATGCTAAGTGGCTGCTGGTCGTGGCAAAAGATGGTTAGCTTTGGCTTTTGGCAAAGTGATGAGGAGGCTAGGGCGGAGCGTCTTGAGCTTGAAAAAGAGAAGATGGTGCAAAACTGCGAGAACGGAAATAGCATCGACTGCAACAACCTAGCTGTAAATTTTAGCAACGAAAAGGACTTTGTAAAGGCAAAAGGCTACTATGAAAAGGCTTGCAACGCTGGGCTTGCGACTGCTTGCTCAAATTTAGGTCAAATTTATGAGCAAGGGCTAGTTGATGAGCAAAAAGATATCGAAAAGGCTCTAAAGCTTTATAAACTAGCTTGCGATAGTGGCGACGGCGTTGGCTGCTATAACGAGGCAATGGGACTAAAATCCTACATCGAAAGCGAAAATTTAAAAACTCATAAGATAGATAGAACCAAGGCTGAGGCTAGGGTGCTAAAGCTTTTGGCAAAGAGCTGCGAGCTTGAGTATGCGCAGTCGTGCTTCTTGCTTGCAAAGCTAAGCGGCGATGAAACAAAGGCAGACGCACTTTATAAAAGAGCCTGCCAACTTGGCAAATGCGTGGATAAAAAGTAA
- a CDS encoding tetratricopeptide repeat protein, producing the protein MKKYLLLLTALFFTGCLNVIGIGETPKQDDSWQQPKDEKVVQNKEQISKNAIDLLTPKCESGDAEACNDLGVNFELMKEYDNAYANYKKACDAKVQLACSNLGTLYENGLGVKKDPKKAVEIYKDSCNSGGVQACYHLGNAYRKGEIVKQDYYLAMEAYTNACNAGDLPSCANIGAMYELGLGMNKDEKRAYGIYKVACFRGLNKACPQMKRLGAKLGM; encoded by the coding sequence ATGAAAAAATATCTACTACTTTTAACTGCTCTATTTTTTACAGGTTGCTTAAATGTCATCGGCATCGGAGAGACGCCAAAGCAAGATGACTCTTGGCAGCAACCAAAGGACGAAAAGGTGGTGCAAAACAAAGAGCAAATTTCAAAAAATGCCATCGATCTTTTAACACCAAAGTGCGAGAGCGGCGATGCTGAAGCTTGCAATGACTTGGGTGTAAATTTCGAGCTTATGAAAGAGTATGACAATGCCTACGCAAACTACAAAAAGGCTTGCGATGCTAAGGTGCAGCTTGCTTGCTCAAACCTTGGCACACTCTATGAAAACGGCCTTGGCGTGAAAAAAGACCCAAAAAAAGCGGTCGAAATTTACAAAGATAGCTGCAACAGTGGCGGTGTGCAAGCTTGCTACCACCTAGGAAACGCCTACCGCAAGGGCGAGATCGTAAAACAAGACTACTATCTAGCGATGGAGGCCTACACAAACGCTTGCAACGCTGGGGATCTGCCAAGCTGCGCAAATATCGGCGCGATGTATGAGCTAGGTCTTGGTATGAACAAAGACGAAAAGAGAGCTTATGGGATTTACAAAGTCGCTTGCTTTCGCGGTCTAAACAAGGCGTGCCCACAGATGAAAAGACTAGGCGCAAAGCTTGGTATGTAA